A window of the Trichoderma asperellum chromosome 4, complete sequence genome harbors these coding sequences:
- the ERB1 gene encoding Ribosome biogenesis protein erb1 (BUSCO:EOG092D0XLN) produces MRTRSKSQNTDPMGPSIPSRKRKEIVEEVVESDDEFGGAELEGILSQSEDESGVEESDSEGEEPELDEDEDEDEDEDEDEDEDVRSDGEEDGKPNGERKNGANDEEVDDDKPNYRIVKDANGGERYEYEEIDPVYDSDDTDAQGPVNTIGNIPLSFYDSYPHIGYDINGKKIMRPATGEALDALLDSIELPKGWTGLTDPETGKPLNLSQEELELLKKLQMNEVPSDDYDPYPDLIPYFTSIEEKMPLSAAPEPKRRFVPSKHEAKRIAKLVRAIKDGKILPYRPPQPEETEEEEKYYDIWANEEPQDRHIMNIPAPKLAPPGYDLSYNPPPEYLPTAEEKDAWEKLDPEEREKEYLPSQFDALRKVPAYGEFVKERFERCLDLYLAPRVRKNRLNIDPNSLLPKLPRPEELRPFPTVCQTIFRGHTSRVRTVAFSPDGEWIASGSDDGTVRVWALNGHQEWSAQLSSADEPEPVNMVRWRPSKDTFILAAAAGEDLFFIAPPIVSDATEQASRDILDAGFGYATNGASSAATTADGVKKEPPAKWSRPSSSLVAKGVLLKATVRSTIKTINWHRRGDFLCTVSPTGQRSSVVIHTLSKHLSQVPFRKLPGLAQTAQFHPTRPYFFVATQRMIRCYDLQRQELLKVIQPGARWISSMDVHPGGDNLIVGSYDRRLLWHDLDLSNRPYKTMRFHPEAIRAVKFHRGLPLFADASDDGSLQIFHGKVVSDLMENATIVPVKMLRGHKVEKKLGVMDVDWHPKHPWIVSAGADMTLRLWA; encoded by the exons atgCGTACAAGATCCAAGTCACAAAACACCGATCCAATGGGTCCGTCAATCCCCTCGCGGAAGCGAAAAGAAATCGTCGAAGAAGTTGTCGAGTCCGACGACGAATTCGGCGGCGCTGAGCTCGAGGGAATCTTATCGCAAAGCGAAGACGAGAGCGGCGTCGAAGAATCAGACTCGGAGGGCGAAGAGCCTGAActtgacgaggatgaggatgaggatgaggatgaagatgaggacgaagacgaagatgtgCGAAGTGATGGCGAGGAAGACGGAAAACCCAATGGCGAGCGCAAAAACGGTGCCAATGATGAGGAAGTAGACGACGACAAACCAAACTACAGGATCGTCAAAGATGCCAATGGAGGCGAGCGCTACGAGTATGAAGAAATCGATCCAGTCTATGACAGCGACGATACAGATGCCCAAGGCCCCGTCAACACCATTGGCAACATTCCGCTCTCCTTCTACGATTCATACCCGCACATTGGATATGACATCAATGGCAAGAAAATCATGCGGCCCGCCACGGGCGAGGCTCTTGATGCTCTGCTGGACAGCATCGAGCTCCCCAAGGGCTGGACTGGCCTGACTGACCCTGAGACGGGCAAGCCTTTGAACCTCAGCCAGGAGGAACTGGAGCTTCTGAAGAAACTGCAGATGAACGAAGTTCCTTCTGATGACTATGACCCCTACCCA GATCTGATTCCCTACTTCACCAGCATAGAGGAGAAGATGCCTCTGAGCGCTGCCCCAGAACCCAAGCGACGATTCGTCCCCTCCAAACACGAAGCCAAGAGGATAGCCAAGCTGGTTCGCGCCATCAAGGACGGAAAGATCCTGCCCTATAGACCCCCACAGCCGGAGGAgaccgaggaggaagagaagtaCTACGACATCTGGGCCAACGAGGAGCCCCAGGACCGACACATCATGAACATCCCCGCGCCCAAGCTGGCACCGCCAGGCTACGACCTCAGCTACAACCCTCCGCCCGAGTACCTGCCCACGGCCGAGGAGAAGGACGCCTGGGAGAAGCTCGATCCCGAGGAGCGCGAAAAGGAGTACCTCCCCAGCCAGTTCGACGCCCTGCGCAAGGTGCCTGCCTACGGCGAGTTCGTCAAGGAGCGCTTCGAGCGCTGCCTCGACCTATACCTGGCGCCCCGAGTCCGCAAGAACAGGCTCAACATCGACCCCAACTCCCTGCTGCCGAAGCTGCCCCGCCCCGAGGAGCTGCGGCCCTTCCCGACCGTGTGCCAGACCATCTTCAGGGGCCACACCAGCCGCGTGCGCACCGTCGCCTTCAGCCCCGACGGCGAATGGATCGCCTCCGGCAGCGACGACGGCACGGTTCGCGTCTGGGCGCTCAACGGCCACCAGGAGTGGAGCGCCCAGCTCAGCTCGGCCGACGAGCCCGAGCCCGTCAACATGGTCCGCTGGCGTCCCAGCAAGGACACCTTCATCCTGGCCGCGGCCGCCGGCGAGGACCTGTTCTTCATTGCTCCTCCGATCGTCAGCGATGCCACCGAGCAGGCCAGCCGCGACATTCTCGACGCCGGCTTCGGCTACGCCACCAACGGCGCGTCATCcgctgccaccaccgccgacgGCGTCAAGAAGGAGCCTCCGGCCAAGTGGTCCCGCCCCAGCTCGTCCCTCGTCGCCAAGGGCGTCCTCCTCAAGGCCACCGTCCGCTCCACCATCAAGACCATCAACTGGCACCGCCGCGGCGACTTCCTCTGCACCGTCTCGCCCACCGGCCAGCGCAGCTCCGTCGTCATCCACACGCTCTCCAAGCACCTCAGCCAGGTGCCCTTCCGCAAGCTGCCCGGCCTCGCCCAGACGGCCCAGTTCCACCCCACGCGCCCCTACTTCTTCGTCGCCACCCAGCGCATGATCCGCTGCTACGACCTCCAGCGCCAGGAGCTCCTCAAGGTCATCCAGCCCGGCGCGCGCTGGATCTCCTCCATGGACGTCCACCCGGGCGGCGACAACCTCATCGTCGGCTCCTACGACCGCCGCCTGCTGTGGCACGACCTCGACCTGTCCAACCGCCCTTACAAGACCATGCGCTTCCACCCGGAGGCCATCCGTGCGGTCAAGTTCCACCGCGGCCTGCCCCTCTTCGCCGACGCCAGCGACGATGGCTCTCTGCAGATCTTCCACGGCAAGGTCGTCAGCGACTTGATGGAGAACGCGACCATTGTCCCCGTCAAGATGCTGAGAGGCCACAAggtggagaagaagctcggtGTTATGGACGTGGATTGGCATCCCAAGCACCCTTGGATTGTCAGTGCTGGTGCCGATATGACATTGAGGTTATGGGCATaa